From a single Streptomyces sp. NBC_01264 genomic region:
- a CDS encoding alpha/beta fold hydrolase: MSENWRKAGWAGAAIGVIAAGAAAGVAVERITVGRGMRMKARLALDATADFGSLRGSPGTARAEDGTALYYEVDELPEEGRRRRLRRKAPRRPTVVFCHGYCLSQDSWHFQRAALRGLVRAVYWDQRSHGRSARGLSQAEGEPVTFEQLGRDLKAVIDAAAPEGPLVLVGHSMGGMTIMGLAQECPELIRDRVVGVALVGTSSGKLDEVTYGLPALGFSTVRRLLPGVLKALGSQVELVEKGRRATADLFAGMVKMYSFASRDVDPAVSRFAERLIEATPIDVVAEFYPAFQAHDKTAALQRFADIPVTIIAGAGDMVTPPDHSEAIKEAVPSAELAVLEGAGHLMMLEQPDTVNRLLAELLARTGTVPVAANVGGHGRST; the protein is encoded by the coding sequence GTGAGTGAGAACTGGCGCAAGGCGGGCTGGGCCGGCGCCGCCATCGGCGTGATAGCCGCCGGAGCGGCGGCCGGGGTCGCGGTCGAGCGGATCACCGTCGGCCGGGGCATGCGCATGAAGGCGCGCCTCGCGCTCGACGCGACCGCGGACTTCGGATCCCTGCGCGGTTCCCCCGGCACCGCGCGGGCCGAGGACGGCACCGCGCTGTACTACGAGGTCGACGAGCTGCCCGAGGAGGGCCGGCGGCGCCGGCTGCGCCGCAAGGCCCCGCGCCGTCCGACCGTGGTGTTCTGCCACGGCTACTGCCTGTCCCAGGACTCCTGGCACTTCCAGCGCGCCGCCCTGCGCGGCCTGGTCCGGGCCGTCTACTGGGACCAGCGCAGCCACGGCCGCAGCGCGCGCGGCCTGTCCCAGGCCGAGGGCGAGCCGGTCACCTTCGAACAGCTCGGCCGCGACCTGAAGGCCGTCATCGACGCGGCCGCTCCCGAGGGCCCGCTGGTCCTGGTCGGCCACTCGATGGGCGGGATGACCATCATGGGCCTGGCCCAGGAGTGCCCCGAACTCATCCGGGACCGGGTGGTCGGGGTGGCCCTGGTCGGCACCTCCAGCGGCAAGCTGGACGAGGTCACCTACGGGCTGCCCGCCCTCGGCTTCTCGACGGTACGGCGCCTGCTGCCCGGGGTGCTCAAGGCGCTGGGCTCCCAGGTGGAGCTGGTGGAGAAGGGACGGCGGGCCACCGCCGACCTGTTCGCCGGCATGGTCAAGATGTACTCCTTCGCCTCGCGCGACGTCGATCCGGCCGTCTCCCGCTTCGCCGAGCGGCTCATCGAGGCCACGCCCATCGACGTGGTCGCCGAGTTCTACCCGGCCTTCCAGGCGCACGACAAGACGGCCGCCCTCCAGCGGTTCGCGGACATACCCGTCACGATCATCGCCGGGGCCGGCGACATGGTCACCCCACCCGATCACAGCGAGGCCATCAAGGAGGCGGTGCCCTCCGCGGAGCTGGCCGTCCTGGAAGGCGCCGGGCACCTGATGATGCTGGAGCAGCCGGACACCGTGAACCGCCTGCTCGCCGAGCTCCTCGCGCGCACGGGGACGGTGCCCGTAGCGGCTAACGTTGGCGGGCATGGAAGAAGTACCTGA
- the tsaE gene encoding tRNA (adenosine(37)-N6)-threonylcarbamoyltransferase complex ATPase subunit type 1 TsaE, with the protein MEEVPDTETHVTVGSPDAMQDLGRGIAALLRPGDLVLLTGELGAGKTTLTRGLGEGLGVRGAVTSPTFVIARVHPSLTGGPALVHVDAYRLGGGLDEMEDLDLDVSLPESVVVVEWGDGKVEELSDDRLHVVIRRAVGHEEVLDDVREVLVRGIGSRWSAGAGLEGLAGVLSPE; encoded by the coding sequence ATGGAAGAAGTACCTGACACGGAAACGCACGTCACCGTCGGTTCGCCCGACGCGATGCAGGACCTGGGGCGCGGGATCGCCGCCCTGCTGCGCCCCGGCGACCTCGTCCTGCTGACGGGGGAGCTCGGCGCCGGGAAGACCACCCTGACCCGCGGCCTCGGCGAGGGCCTGGGCGTGCGCGGGGCCGTGACCTCGCCGACCTTCGTGATCGCCCGGGTCCACCCCTCGCTGACCGGCGGTCCGGCGCTGGTGCACGTGGACGCGTACCGGCTGGGCGGCGGGCTGGACGAGATGGAGGACCTGGACCTCGACGTCTCGCTGCCGGAGTCCGTCGTCGTCGTGGAGTGGGGCGACGGCAAGGTCGAGGAGCTGTCCGACGACCGGCTGCACGTGGTGATCCGCCGGGCGGTCGGCCACGAGGAGGTCCTCGACGACGTGCGCGAGGTCCTGGTCCGTGGGATCGGTTCCCGCTGGTCGGCCGGGGCGGGTCTGGAGGGCCTCGCGGGCGTCCTGTCGCCGGAGTAG
- the tsaB gene encoding tRNA (adenosine(37)-N6)-threonylcarbamoyltransferase complex dimerization subunit type 1 TsaB, protein MLLLAVDTATPAVTVALHDGESVLAESNQVDARRHGELLLPSVDKVLAEAGVKLEAVTGIVVGVGPGPYTGLRVGLVTASTFASVLGVPVHGLCTLDGLAYAAGEAGIEGPFVVATDARRKEVYWARYEDPRTRVGGPAVDRPADIAERVAGLPAVGQGAQLYPEVFTDARAPEHQSAAALAALAARRLAAGEAFENADGVPPAPLYLRRPDAEVPKNYKVVTPQ, encoded by the coding sequence GTGCTCTTGCTCGCTGTAGATACCGCCACGCCCGCCGTCACCGTCGCCCTGCACGACGGCGAGTCCGTCCTCGCCGAGTCGAACCAGGTCGACGCCCGCCGCCACGGGGAGCTCCTGCTGCCCTCCGTCGACAAGGTCCTCGCCGAGGCGGGGGTGAAGCTCGAGGCCGTCACCGGCATCGTCGTCGGCGTCGGCCCCGGCCCCTACACGGGACTGCGCGTCGGCCTCGTGACCGCGTCCACCTTCGCCTCCGTCCTCGGCGTGCCCGTCCACGGGCTGTGCACCCTGGACGGCCTGGCCTACGCGGCCGGTGAGGCCGGGATCGAGGGCCCCTTCGTCGTGGCCACCGACGCCCGCCGCAAGGAGGTCTACTGGGCGCGCTACGAGGACCCCCGCACCCGCGTCGGCGGGCCCGCGGTGGACCGGCCGGCCGATATCGCCGAGCGCGTCGCCGGACTGCCCGCCGTCGGGCAGGGAGCGCAGCTCTACCCGGAGGTCTTCACCGACGCGAGGGCCCCCGAGCACCAGAGCGCCGCCGCCCTGGCCGCCCTGGCCGCGCGGCGGCTGGCGGCGGGGGAGGCGTTCGAGAACGCCGACGGCGTTCCGCCGGCCCCGCTCTACCTGCGCCGGCCCGACGCCGAGGTGCCCAAGAACTACAAGGTGGTCACCCCGCAGTGA
- the rimI gene encoding ribosomal protein S18-alanine N-acetyltransferase, protein MRWWDIGPVLELEHELFPEDAWSAGMFWSELAHARGPGATRRYLVAEEAGRLVGYAGLAAAGDLADVQTIAAARDQWGTGLGARLLTELLRAATAFECAEVLLEVRVDNVRAQKLYARFGFEPIGFRRGYYQPGNVDALVMRRLSEPADPADPADPDSALPDSVPLQGETTHG, encoded by the coding sequence ATGCGCTGGTGGGACATCGGGCCCGTGCTGGAACTGGAGCACGAGCTGTTCCCCGAGGACGCCTGGTCCGCCGGGATGTTCTGGTCCGAGCTCGCCCACGCCCGCGGTCCCGGCGCCACGCGCCGCTACCTCGTCGCGGAGGAGGCGGGCCGGCTGGTCGGCTACGCCGGGCTGGCCGCCGCCGGTGACCTGGCCGACGTACAGACCATCGCCGCGGCCCGCGACCAGTGGGGCACCGGGCTCGGCGCCCGGCTGCTGACCGAGCTGCTGCGCGCCGCCACCGCCTTCGAGTGCGCCGAGGTGCTGCTGGAGGTGCGGGTCGACAACGTGCGGGCCCAGAAGCTCTACGCGCGCTTCGGCTTCGAGCCCATCGGCTTCCGGCGCGGCTACTACCAGCCGGGCAACGTGGACGCCCTGGTGATGCGGCGGCTTTCCGAGCCCGCAGACCCCGCCGACCCCGCGGACCCCGATTCCGCACTCCCCGACTCCGTACCCCTGCAAGGTGAGACGACCCATGGCTGA
- the tsaD gene encoding tRNA (adenosine(37)-N6)-threonylcarbamoyltransferase complex transferase subunit TsaD: protein MADEPLVLGIETSCDETGVGVVRGTTLLADAIASSVDEHARFGGVVPEVASRAHLEAMVPTIERALKEAGVSARDLDGIAVTAGPGLAGALLVGVSAAKAYAYALGKPLYGVNHLASHICVDQLEHGPLPEPTMALLVSGGHSSLLLAPDITSDVRPLGATIDDAAGEAFDKIARVLQLGFPGGPVIDRLAREGDPKAIAFPRGLTGPRDAPYDFSFSGLKTSVARWIEAKRKAGEDVPVRDVAASFQEAVVDVLTRKAIRACKDEGVDHLMIGGGVAANSRLRSLAQERCDDAGIILRVPRPGLCTDNGAMVAALGAEMVKRNRAPSDWDLSADSSLPVTDPHVPGHSHGHSHGDGDSHGHGHGHGHGHGHDHDHVHELSKDNLYS from the coding sequence ATGGCTGACGAACCGCTCGTCCTCGGCATCGAGACCTCCTGCGACGAGACCGGCGTCGGCGTCGTCCGTGGCACCACGCTGCTCGCGGACGCCATCGCGTCGAGCGTCGACGAGCACGCCCGCTTCGGCGGGGTCGTGCCCGAGGTGGCCTCCCGCGCGCACCTGGAGGCGATGGTCCCCACCATCGAGCGCGCCCTGAAGGAGGCCGGGGTCAGCGCCCGCGACCTCGACGGCATCGCCGTCACCGCGGGCCCCGGCCTCGCGGGGGCCCTGCTGGTGGGCGTCTCCGCCGCGAAGGCCTACGCGTACGCGCTGGGCAAGCCGCTCTACGGGGTGAACCACCTGGCCTCGCACATCTGCGTCGACCAGCTGGAGCACGGCCCGCTGCCCGAGCCGACGATGGCGCTGCTGGTCTCCGGCGGGCACTCCTCGCTGCTGCTGGCCCCCGACATCACCTCCGACGTACGGCCGCTCGGCGCGACCATCGACGACGCCGCGGGCGAGGCCTTCGACAAGATCGCGCGCGTCCTGCAGCTGGGCTTCCCCGGCGGCCCGGTCATCGACCGGCTCGCACGCGAGGGGGACCCGAAGGCGATCGCCTTCCCGCGCGGGCTGACGGGGCCGCGCGACGCCCCGTACGACTTCTCCTTCTCGGGGCTCAAGACCTCGGTCGCCCGCTGGATCGAGGCGAAGCGCAAGGCGGGCGAGGACGTGCCGGTGCGCGACGTGGCGGCCTCCTTCCAGGAGGCCGTGGTGGACGTCCTGACGCGCAAGGCGATCCGCGCGTGCAAGGACGAGGGCGTCGACCACCTGATGATCGGCGGCGGGGTCGCGGCCAACTCGCGACTGCGTTCGCTGGCCCAGGAGCGGTGCGACGACGCGGGGATCATCCTGCGCGTGCCGCGGCCGGGGCTGTGCACGGACAACGGCGCGATGGTGGCGGCGCTGGGCGCGGAGATGGTCAAGCGGAACAGGGCCCCCTCGGACTGGGACCTGTCGGCGGACTCCTCGCTGCCGGTGACCGACCCGCATGTTCCCGGCCATTCCCACGGCCATTCCCACGGGGACGGCGACAGCCACGGGCACGGTCACGGACACGGACACGGCCATGGGCACGATCACGACCACGTGCACGAGCTGAGCAAGGACAACCTGTACTCGTGA
- a CDS encoding ABC transporter ATP-binding protein encodes MIEFRDVRKDYQGKTVLGPVSGTIAAGGVTSLVGPNGAGKSTLLTVIGRICEPTAGTVTVDGVDVHTAKSQDVARILAVLRQENHFTALVTVRELVGFGRFPHSQGRTTPRDTALVEEALEFLDLGELSHRYLDQLSGGQRQRAYVAMALAQDTDYVLLDEPLNNLDMKHSVRMMRQLRQAADELGKTIVLIVHDINFAAAYSDRIVALRDGRVAASGSSAELMRDEVLTGIFDTPVRVHRIEGRAVAVY; translated from the coding sequence GTGATCGAGTTCCGCGACGTCCGCAAGGACTACCAGGGCAAGACCGTCCTGGGGCCCGTGTCCGGCACCATCGCCGCGGGCGGGGTGACCTCCCTGGTCGGCCCGAACGGGGCGGGCAAGTCCACGCTGCTCACGGTGATCGGCCGGATCTGCGAGCCGACGGCCGGCACCGTGACGGTCGACGGGGTCGACGTGCACACCGCCAAGTCCCAGGACGTGGCGCGGATCCTGGCCGTACTGCGTCAGGAGAACCACTTCACGGCCCTGGTCACCGTCCGCGAGCTCGTCGGCTTCGGCCGCTTCCCGCACAGCCAGGGCCGTACGACCCCCCGCGACACCGCGCTCGTGGAAGAGGCGCTGGAGTTCCTGGACCTCGGCGAGCTGAGCCACCGCTACCTCGACCAGCTCTCGGGCGGGCAGCGCCAGCGGGCCTACGTGGCGATGGCGCTGGCCCAGGACACGGACTACGTCCTGCTCGACGAGCCGCTGAACAACCTCGACATGAAGCATTCGGTGCGCATGATGCGGCAGTTGCGGCAGGCCGCCGACGAACTCGGCAAGACGATCGTGCTCATCGTCCACGACATCAACTTCGCGGCCGCCTACTCCGACCGGATCGTCGCCCTGCGCGACGGCCGCGTCGCCGCCTCCGGGAGCTCGGCGGAACTCATGCGCGACGAGGTCCTGACCGGCATCTTCGACACCCCGGTCCGGGTCCACCGGATCGAGGGCCGCGCCGTCGCCGTGTACTAG
- a CDS encoding iron chelate uptake ABC transporter family permease subunit has protein sequence MADLSVPASATGLRAPAPRTRILITAGLLVPAVAAFLLLFVRGSFAFAFERRITLLGAMAVAAFCQAVGTVLFQTVTRNRLPTPSIMGFESVYTLMQTLMVFVCGGSVLAATDGLPKLLAQTGLMVCFSTLLFRSLFAGRLGNLHVMLLVGVCLGLAFASLSTFLQRLLSPSQYDVLSVRMFGRLSAADPTHLPLALGACAVIGLLVWRRRHRLDVLLLGRDAATGLGVPYKAELTGALVLVSVLLSLSTALVGPMTFFGFVVATLAYQLAGTHRHAIVLPLAFLMGLLTLVTGQFVMEHVFYASGMLTVVIEFLGGVLFLVHLLRKGSL, from the coding sequence ATGGCTGACCTCTCCGTCCCCGCCTCCGCTACGGGGCTGCGCGCGCCCGCGCCGCGCACCCGGATCCTGATCACGGCGGGGCTGCTCGTGCCCGCCGTCGCCGCCTTCCTCCTCCTCTTCGTCCGGGGCTCCTTCGCCTTCGCCTTCGAGCGCCGGATCACGCTGCTCGGGGCGATGGCGGTGGCGGCGTTCTGCCAGGCCGTCGGCACGGTGCTGTTCCAGACAGTGACCCGGAACCGGCTGCCGACCCCGTCGATCATGGGCTTCGAGTCCGTCTACACCCTCATGCAGACCCTCATGGTCTTCGTGTGCGGCGGCAGCGTGCTCGCCGCCACCGACGGGCTGCCCAAACTCCTCGCCCAGACCGGCCTGATGGTCTGCTTCTCCACCCTCCTCTTCCGCTCCCTCTTCGCGGGCCGGCTCGGCAACCTGCACGTCATGCTGCTCGTCGGGGTCTGTCTGGGGCTCGCCTTCGCCAGCCTGTCGACCTTCCTGCAGCGGCTGCTCTCCCCGTCCCAGTACGACGTGCTCTCCGTCCGGATGTTCGGCCGGCTCAGCGCCGCCGACCCGACCCATCTGCCGCTCGCGCTCGGCGCCTGCGCGGTGATCGGCCTCCTCGTGTGGCGCCGTCGCCACCGCCTCGACGTGCTGCTGCTGGGCCGGGACGCGGCCACCGGGCTCGGGGTCCCGTACAAGGCGGAGCTGACCGGGGCCCTGGTCCTGGTCTCGGTCCTGCTCTCCCTGTCCACGGCGCTGGTCGGCCCGATGACGTTCTTCGGTTTCGTCGTCGCCACGCTCGCGTACCAGCTGGCGGGCACGCACCGGCACGCGATCGTCCTGCCCCTGGCCTTCCTGATGGGCCTGCTGACGCTGGTGACCGGCCAGTTCGTGATGGAGCACGTCTTCTACGCGTCCGGGATGCTCACCGTGGTCATCGAGTTCCTCGGCGGCGTCCTCTTCCTCGTCCACCTGCTCCGAAAGGGATCCCTGTGA
- a CDS encoding ABC transporter permease — MPVSKPVSKPMSKPVPEPRPEPVRTRTTIRPQRLPLLAATAATAALVVASLFVGGYDISLRTLLDDPDALDMFLISRVPRTLALILSAAAMGVCGVFMQMLVQNRIVEPTTTGASEWAALGILLLALFAPAAPVLVRMGAASAFAFAGTMAFLGVLRRVRLRSSVVVPLAGIMLGSVVSALTLYLASGADLLQMLTTWRSGGFSGTVRGQYEPLWVVGLIVAALYLAADRFTIAGLGKDVATNLGLRHERIMLIGVSMVALATGVTTIVVGFVPFLGLVVPNLVSLLRGDDVRANLPWVVIGSVALMILCDLIGRVVVFPLEIPASVILGAVGATLFIGMILRQRRTLHG; from the coding sequence ATGCCCGTGTCCAAGCCCGTGTCCAAGCCCATGTCCAAGCCCGTGCCCGAACCCCGGCCCGAGCCCGTGCGTACGCGCACCACCATCAGGCCCCAGCGGCTCCCGCTGCTCGCCGCCACCGCCGCGACGGCCGCCCTCGTCGTCGCCTCCCTGTTCGTCGGCGGGTACGACATCTCGCTCCGCACCCTGCTCGACGACCCCGACGCGCTGGACATGTTCCTCATCTCCCGCGTCCCGCGGACCCTCGCCCTGATCCTCTCGGCCGCCGCGATGGGAGTCTGCGGCGTGTTCATGCAGATGCTCGTGCAGAACCGCATCGTGGAGCCGACCACGACCGGGGCGAGCGAGTGGGCGGCCCTCGGCATCCTGCTGCTCGCGCTGTTCGCCCCCGCCGCCCCCGTCCTCGTACGGATGGGCGCGGCCAGTGCCTTCGCCTTCGCCGGCACGATGGCCTTCCTCGGGGTGCTGCGCCGGGTCCGGCTGCGCTCCTCGGTGGTGGTCCCGCTGGCCGGCATCATGCTGGGCTCGGTGGTCAGCGCGCTCACCCTGTACCTCGCCTCCGGCGCCGACCTGTTACAGATGCTGACCACCTGGCGCTCCGGCGGCTTCAGCGGCACCGTGCGCGGCCAGTACGAACCCCTCTGGGTCGTCGGCCTGATCGTGGCGGCCCTCTACCTGGCCGCCGACCGGTTCACCATCGCCGGACTCGGCAAGGACGTCGCCACCAACCTCGGCCTGCGCCACGAGCGGATCATGCTCATCGGGGTGTCCATGGTGGCCCTGGCGACCGGCGTCACGACCATCGTCGTCGGCTTCGTCCCCTTCCTCGGCCTGGTCGTCCCCAACCTCGTCTCCCTCCTGCGCGGCGACGACGTACGGGCCAACCTGCCCTGGGTGGTGATCGGCAGCGTCGCGCTGATGATCCTGTGCGACCTGATCGGGCGCGTGGTGGTCTTCCCCCTGGAGATCCCGGCCTCGGTGATCCTCGGCGCGGTCGGCGCCACCCTCTTCATCGGCATGATCCTGCGACAGCGGCGGACCCTCCATGGCTGA